Proteins encoded in a region of the Salminus brasiliensis chromosome 2, fSalBra1.hap2, whole genome shotgun sequence genome:
- the gfra3 gene encoding GDNF family receptor alpha-3 codes for MISLGILLNLVFIRGLLSSVVPLFPGTLDCEDAMQECISEPKCEKLYRQLDYCVDEEAVAPLAPDTRQACSDAQNALLHYHNLQDCKCQRGSRRELACLRVYWTVRFPQGYDDIETSPYEDIELELVRNSETSKLASIVAVSSFSLDGQNRCLKAAQDCGLYEKCGALRSEYVLACTKRAVGSERCNRQKCHRALRRFLERVPEEYSFSLLFCSCTDPLCGERRRKTIVPSCSYEERDTQPNCLHLEIYCLRDDLCRSRLADFQQNCQPSSHSPSGCLRESGAVCLKAYAGLIGTIMTPNYVSNSSTEVSQWCNCEGSGNQWQECLRILHMFNSNACLRNAIDNMGSSNPRPVEGTPLPPPRPSPHLQHDELHVNLLSDLNSVEESEEEKQDEEEEEEEEMEAAEEFNVIPPFSDKATVTNLGGSETGRVHSRASSTPAPAPILMLMLLLLLLTTLSRG; via the exons ATGATCTCTCTAGGAATACTTCTGAACCTGGTCTTCATCAGGG GTTTGCTGTCCTCGGTGGTTCCTCTGTTTCCGGGGACGCTGGACTGCGAAGACGCCATGCAGGAATGTATATCTGAGCCCAAGTGTGAGAAGCTGTACAGGCAGCTTGATTACTGTGTGGACGAGGAGGCAGTGGCCCCGCTGGCCCCTGACACCCGGCAGGCCTGCAGTGATGCCCAGAATGCTCTGCTGCACTACCACAACCTGCAGGACTGCAAATGCCAGCGTGGCTCACGTCGAGAGCTTGCCTGCCTCAGAGTCTACTGGACTGTTCGATTCCCACAAG ggtACGATGACATTGAGACGTCCCCTTATGAGGACATTGAACTGGAGCTTGTGAGAAATTCGGAAACCTCCAAACTGGCCTCAATTGTGGCAG tctcctcatttTCTCTGGATGGACAGAACCGATGTCTGAAGGCGGCTCAGGATTGCGGCCTTTATGAGAAGTGCGGTGCTCTGCGCTCCGAGTACGTCCTGGCGTGCACTAAGCGCGCGGTGGGCTCGGAGAGGTGTAACCGCCAGAAGTGTCACAGGGCGCTGCGGCGGTTTCTGGAGCGGGTGCCAGAGGAGTACAGCTTCAGCCTGCTCTTCTGCTCCTGCACCGACCCGCTGTGCGGAGAGAGGCGGAGGAAAACCATTGTGCCGTCCTGCTCCTACGAGGAGAGGGACACACAGCCCAACTGCCTTCACCTGGAGATCTACTGCCTACGAGATGACCTCTGCAG gtCGAGACTGGCTGATTTCCAACAGAACTGCCAGCCCTCCTCTCACTCGCCCTCAGGCTGTCTGCGCGAGAGCGGTGCTGTGTGCCTGAAGGCCTACGCCGGACTGATCG GTACGATCATGACGCCAAACTATGTGAGTAACAGCAGTACGGAGGTGTCTCAGTGGTGCAACTGTGAAGGCAGTGGCAACCAGTGGCAGGAGTGTCTGCGTATTCTCCACATGTTCAACAGCAACGCCTGCCTGC GTAATGCCATTGATAACATGGGCAGCTCTAACCCCCGGCCTGTGGAGGGCACGCCCCTCCCCCCGCCTCGCCCCTCCCCTCACCTTCAACATGACGAACTCCACGTTAACCTGCTATCAGACCTCAACTCG GTGGAGGAGAGTGAGGAGGAAAAgcaggacgaggaggaggaggaagaagaagagatgGAAGCAGCTGAGGAGTTCAACGTCATCCCTCCGTTTTCAGACAAGGCCACGGTCACTAACCTGGGCGGCTCAGAGACGGGCAGAGTTCACAGCCGGGCCTCCAGCACCCCAGCCCCAGCACCAatactaatgctaatgctgttactgctgctactaacTACCCTCAGCCGGGGGtag